In Colletotrichum destructivum chromosome 1, complete sequence, the sequence TCGCACAAAGTTCTTCTTGGCAAGCCGAAGCACGAGTCAGAGGCCCGGTCAGTCTCTGCTTATCACCCTGGTTGGAATTGAAAGTCCACCTTGTTGTTTGTGGTTCACAGAACCAACGGCGGGTGCTGCTTCCGGCTTCCGCGGCGGAAAGCGCTCTATTTAGTGGGCATCCCCTCATGGAATTCTTGATGTCCATCCAGATGTGGATACGCCAAGCCGTGAGAGAGACGGGGAAACGGCGCTGGAGTGTCCCGCTGGATGATACGCGACACTTTGTAGCTAAGTGGTACGAAATGTTTGACGTGAGGATGGCACCCCCTTTCTTAACGAATGAACCTGGAGCTGGCACGGGAAATTCCTGCGCTCCCTCCTAAGGCGAACCAGGGCATCGATCTCGTAGGCGGCAGGACACCATAAATAATACCTCTGAGAATACCAGACCATGTTATGCTGTCTTTTTCAGGGGTTATTGTCTGCCTTGCTGGCCTGTACGACCTTGTCATGCATGGGCTGTCGCTGCACCATTTCAGTGATAAGCAAGGCGTGGACGGACGCGTGACCAATGCCCCATCTGCCAAGTTCGGTTATGCATAACTCCAACCCCCCCAAGCGCTCAGTTTTTGTCGTAGATGTATCGGATGACGGTCAAACCAATATCCGACTGTTGTTATTTTATCCACAAGCACAGGTAGAATAACTAAGTGAACCTGATGCAAGGCATTCAATACCTGAAGCAGGCCAGCCCTAATAATGATGTCCAAAAAGAAGCAACAAAAGGCAGCAGAATGCCAAACGCCTCCTGACGATGGCGTTACGCTAGATATCGACCCTGAGGCGTCGTAAGTCTTATCCTCTCCGCTATCACTGAACGTAAGGCTGATATTCACCCAAAGCCCTTACACAAGCTCGAGCTGCAGAATTTATTTCAAAAACCAACAGCCGTTCACGATACATCGCGACCTTATCCGTGCGAGTCCCGAGCTTGAAAAGATTTGTCGTAACTTCAATGAGATCTTCATCAAGGATGTACCGGACGAAGCAGGCCATGTTCTCGTCCACTACCTTTATACTGGCACTTGGCAAACCCTCCACGAGAACAGTCCACAGCACGACTCCGAGACGTCAGCCCACTTTGAAACCAGTGTACATGTCTACGCTGCTGCCCGAGCCTACAGTCTACCGGGTTTggccgagctggccaaggaaAACATCTGTCAGTCTGCAGATGCGTTACCCGCGCTGGACGTCATCGTCTTGGCTGCCGGTGCATGCGAACTTCTCCCAGACGATGATTCGTGGTTCTTGGCCTTCATCAAGTTGCGTGTTGAGCACCTGTTCAAGGAGCCAGCCTCCTTGAATCAGTCGGTCTTTCTGGGATGCTTTCGCGTCAACACCCTATACTCGAAGATTCTGGCCGAGACCCTGGTTCTAATCTGCTGCGAAAACTCACGTTCTCTACAGTCTGCCGAGTCTCGTGACCTGTCTCGGCCGGAAACATCGACTGTTTCAGAAACTGATGCGACACCCTCAACCGATGCTTCACACACAACACAGTATTTAGCTTCAGAGCCTAGCCCAGAGCCCGCACCAGAGTTTGAAACGGAGCCATCGGTGGAGGTTGTGGCCGAGCCTGAGCCATCGTTGGAGGTTGCGGCCGAGCCTGAACCGGTAGCCTGGGCGGACGTCGTGGCAGAGCCTGAGCCAACAGCGGAGGTTGCGGCCGAGCCTGAGCCGGAAGCTTGTGTGGAATCCATACCAGGGCTCGAGCCCGAACCCGAACCAGCGGCGGAGATACAAGACGATGTGTGGTCATGGCCTTTGAAggtcaagaagaaggggaagaaagggaagaaggTTGAAAGCCAGGAGATTTTTTGCTTCTGGAAGGAAACGCATCTTGTAGATGGCGGATGGGAGGATTGTTCCAGCTGTCGGCAGTACGTCGGCAGATTCGTGTCATCCTATCATCAGTCGAAAGCAAATAGTTGATTGGGGATATAGGGCAGCGGTTTTCACGGAACACAGACTAGAGAACCAGCTTCTTAACACTTGAACCTTTTCTGAGACAGTAATTGGTGCGTGTGACAT encodes:
- a CDS encoding Putative SKP1/BTB/POZ domain superfamily protein encodes the protein MMSKKKQQKAAECQTPPDDGVTLDIDPEASPYTSSSCRIYFKNQQPFTIHRDLIRASPELEKICRNFNEIFIKDVPDEAGHVLVHYLYTGTWQTLHENSPQHDSETSAHFETSVHVYAAARAYSLPGLAELAKENICQSADALPALDVIVLAAGACELLPDDDSWFLAFIKLRVEHLFKEPASLNQSVFLGCFRVNTLYSKILAETLVLICCENSRSLQSAESRDLSRPETSTVSETDATPSTDASHTTQYLASEPSPEPAPEFETEPSVEVVAEPEPSLEVAAEPEPVAWADVVAEPEPTAEVAAEPEPEACVESIPGLEPEPEPAAEIQDDVWSWPLKVKKKGKKGKKVESQEIFCFWKETHLVDGGWEDCSSCRQYVGRFVSSYHQSKANS